DNA from Thunnus thynnus chromosome 2, fThuThy2.1, whole genome shotgun sequence:
GATGGTATCTCGCGTCGTCGGGGACTGGCTCTCTGTTGCCAGGGCAACGGGGCTTTCGGCAGATGGCGGAAGTAGACTTCCATTCTGAGGTGGGAATCAGTGACGACAGGGTTTAGAATCTGCGAGTTTAGATCATCTTGTCCTACTATGACTCAGTGGTCACCCACAGATGCAAAGTGGTTGGCTTAAAGGTtgaaaataagtgtttttaGTTTGCTCTAAAACTGTGCTTGTTATAAAGTTTAGTACTGAAACAGAATGACTCAGTGGATTATCCTCAACATGATATCTCAAATCTACATATTTATTTAGTAGCTGTATGAATAATGCACCTGCAATATCACCTACACTCCTGTCCATATCTTGATTTGTGTTGAATAATTTAATCTTACCTCAGCAATCTTTTTGCTCTGTTGTTGGCTGATGACGGTTCTCTCCAGGTCATGCTGCAGTTTGTagatttcctcttcctctttggtTAACTTATCTGTCGAAGGcaatgaaagcaaacaaaaatcaGAGCTTGATCTCTTTAACCTACAGCTACATAATCTGATATCAGAGTAGAATAGGACAAAATGTGCTTGCGGTCATTTTAAAAACTAGATTTAACTCTACCTCTTGCTGCAATCATAATTTTACAAAGTGAAAGATAACTAACTGGTCTGACAATAGCCTGTTTTAGTGGTGCATGAGTGCTCAGTGGTTGATGTAATACTCACTCAGAGTCTCGTAGTATTTGACCTTGTCTCTCTTCCCACCaaacagtgcagcagcagctttcttGAAGAAGCTCTTGGCGGGACTAGAGACATGGAAATCTGGTGCTGAATGGCAACAGCTAGCAGGCAGACGCTCTGGACTGAAGCCCTGTGAAGAAAGAAAGTAGGTCAATACGCGGTTTGTGGGAAGGGGTTGCTGTTATACTCCTACACAGTGACATTTAGAGAGGGACAAACAGATAGAGAGGTTAAAATGGTGTCTAACCTGTGTGAAGAATTCATGCCTCACAATGAGGTCGAGGTTGGGTCTGTCCTCTGGGGTTTTGGCTAGCAGGCTGGCGATTAACTGCTTAGCCTGCAGTGAAAGGGAGGAGGGCAGAGAGTAGCGCGCCTCCCTAATACACCTGTAGGTCTCCTTCAGGTTGGTGGTTTCAAATGGTGGTCTGCCCAACAGCATGGTGTACCTGTTGCAGGATTAAAGACACAAGTGAGCTCATTTCTgtcagtaaaaatatatttacacttgatcacacaactgattggctaataattcattaattaattattattattactaaatCTTTTGATGTCCTTAATAGTGAATTTACAGTAAGCCTACTCACATTACACAGCCTAGGGCCCAGATGTCTGATTCACAACCGTGGCCCTGCTTGTTGAGCACCTCAGGGGACAGGTAGTTGGGAGTCCCGCAGATCGTCTTCCTCCTGTTTCCCGCCGGCTCCAACTTGGCAGCCAAACCAAAGTCACCAACCTTCAGCTCCATCGACTCACTCACAAAGAAGTTACCTGTAGGGAAGAAAGGAAATGAGACGATGAGTGCTTGATACTCAACCCAGGATCAAAGGCTGAATAGAGCACAGATCCTCTGATGAATTGATGGACTGGGATAttacaaaaaaagcacagaatGCATCTTTACAATTTGTGCACAAAGTGGCTCAGCATTGCattaaagtacaaaaaaaaatccttaccAAGTTTCAGGTCTCTGTGAAGGATCTCTTGTTCATGCAGGTACTTCAGTCCGGAGACAATCTGTCTTAGGTAATACCGCACCTCTGGCTCAGTAAGCACTTTGCGAGCCTTCAAGATATGAGCTAAtgactgcaaaaacacaaaacattggAAAAAGAATGATTAGAAGTGTAACTATAACATTGAGACAACTTTTCCTCTGTGAAAAACCCTTATCATACTTGAAAATTTCTTTAATATCGTAAAACTGTAGAGTTATAGGTTTACTAAAATATCAGAGTCCTTTTTTCCTGGGCTAAGTCTCTGAATACTGCAAATGTGCTGCCTCAGTGGCTTTGGGTGCAATGCAGGTGTCAACCAAACGTCAAACAGCAGTGGCAAGCATATATTAGAGTGATTAAAAACTTATCACTTACTTTTCTACTGCAGTACTCCAACAGGATGTAGATGTTCTCTTTGTCCTCAAAATGGTGATAAAAGTGCACAATGTGTTTGTGATGCAGCAATCTATGTAGCTCAATTTCTCTGTCAATCTAGCGGGGAGAGAAGACAAAATGTTCACGATTGTAACTTTAGGaaattttgagatatttgttgTCTAATAAGGCCGGCTCTCACCGGCACCAGAGCCGCGCACTTACCTTCTCACGTTGGTGAGGTTTGGAGACGCGCGCATGTGGGATGATTTTGGCTGCGTAAACTTTGCTGGTGGAGAGGTCGGTCATCTCATAGCATTTAGCAAATCCTCCctgaaaagaggaaacacactGTTAACATGATGTGTCTCCGAGTAACGTGGTAAATCCAAAAAGACGACAACAAATTCAATGTTTGCGCTACCTTGCCCAAAACTTTCCCACGGCAGTAGCACTTCCCCGTGACAGGATCAGTGATTATCCTGGCCATCTCCGAGGGCGCACTGCGTTCATCCATTCTCTTCCTACGAGGCTCGCAGGACCTCTGCGTCGATTCacacatgctgctgctgttggtctGTTGGGGCCCGATATTTCTCTGTACTTCCATAGAGGTGGTTTGTCGTCCCGCACTCAGAATGCAACCCGGAGAGCCCGTCTGTGCGCCTTTATACTCTGGCAACCACCCCACCCGCTGTCTGCCGCCCTCTCTCTGACGTCACGTTGTGAAATGAGAGCATGAAGTCCGACTGATATTGATTACCTTGCATGTACATTGGTGTTGATGATGGCAGAGACATGAAATCGAAAGGGTCAGAGCAAGATTTTACATTATCTAATATAACTATCTAATATAATCCCTACATTCTAAAGTCTATTTCTTTGCATCACCAGTCGTCATCcaccataataataacaaacacTGTCTGTATACATGTTCTTCATAGGTAGATGAATGGACCTTTAACATTTTGATGCACAATATCACTCACAGTGTTGGAGATCTGATGcatttacatcattattaacaTATCCACCATGCAGAGGATAAACATACTCTGTATTCCATTCAGGTTTCCACCTCTCCAGTGTTTTTACAGCAAACTCAATTTGGAGCACTAGCACCCTCAGGTGGAAATTCAGGATTCTCCATCAGTTCTGCCATTGAATTAGTATATTTGTCATAAACTTAAATGTTATATAGTGTTATCCTCTAATTATATTACAGTTAGacagtttattttgtttgtttagtgtgTGAGCACCTGTGTTACTGGAAAGGTTGCAGTACATTGCAaggtttgtgttgttgttgattgCAGAGGCATACTGCATCAAGTAATCAAGTAATGGCATTTTAAACTACTGTTTTAGCATGATTACAGTATCATCCTACTCTCAGATTTAGGGATATGCACAAGACATAACTCATAACTAGAAACCACTCAGTGAGAGCATTAGTCTGCCAAGGCTGCACAACcacacatattttatttaaataatagcAAATTATAACAACTTTTTTGTCAGCATCTGGATATGTATCAATATACAAGTGTGGGACACAACAgttaatgagaaaatgaaataaagtttcAGGTACCATATCTCACTATGTTGATAAATCCTTTCAAAAATCCTTGAATCAAAAACTGTTGATGTGTTCAATGTCAAATGGCCCACATTTCTGGCAAAATGCATTGAAATCTCTTAAGATTTACTGCTAACaaactaaaagacaaaaaatacatacaatacattgaACTCAGAATCTTTACTGTAGCATGTTAAGTGCTgatgtcaaaataaaataatttgtagTCTAACAGTGGTTTAAAAAAGTATTACACAAACAGCTATATTCACGATAGTGGTGCATTTTATTTACAAGAAGATTGTCAGCAATATGGAAAAGGCTCAGTGCAATCTCTGTACTGACAGTGTAGAGATTGTACAAATACTGCAGGGGCTAAGAGATGTCGAAATCACTCCGACATCTTGCTTAGTCAGAGTCCTTCTCATCCTTGCAATCTTCGAAGACATCTTTCAGAAGCTTCAGTCCTGATAACATTTATTTCCCCACTGTTCTCATgattatctttaaaaatgtgcattttacagtttacatacTATTTTGTTCAGATCTGTGTCTGGAGTGTTTAATGCTGTTGAGAATGAAACATCTGTGGAACAAAATAACCCAGAGATATTTGCTACACCACTACACCATTGTGCTCGACATATTTCTCAGGCTTGAGCGAACAGTGCTCATGTCATAGGCCCAAGTCTGGTCAAGACCGGAGCCGGCAGACGATTGGTGTGGCCAGTCGGGGAATGGAAAACGACAAGCGACGACACGCGCATCATCAGGAAGCTCTTTCATCAGCTTCTCACCGAGTGCCTCCATCTGTTAACCAATCAGAAAAGGATGCACGAATCACCAACCAATTATATTCTATAAAGGCTATGTGACTTATACAGCATCAGAAGATCTACAGAGGGGAAATAATCCTTAAACTCACCACTCCTGGGGCAAGAAAAGCTGTCACATTGTTGTATTTTGATAAATCAGtctatgagaaaaaaaaaagaaacaaatatagtaaaataaaatgttgatcagcCTCATGCAAAGCAATGATGTCAATTGATGTCCTACCTTCCAAAAGtcttttttaacaaatgttgcCTGACTGGAAGGTACACCTGTCCACTGGGCCTTCCTCCTGGCATATGCCAGTAAGATGGAGTTGATCTCAAAGCCTGTGCACTGGAAACCAGCAGAAGAGGCCGCAAACACCTTGGAAATTAAAACTGCTGATGTGAAATACAattgctgtaaaataaaacaattgtactgtatatgtagcCTGCTTAAAGCAACAACagaacacacaagcacacacaacacacttaCAATTCATCTCAAGCAGCGATTAAAATCATGACACACTCAGTTTTGCATTAACTGCATTATAGTTTACACTTGGATACATATTTTGTAGGATAGATGGAGCTCACTAACCAGTCTTCCATCTCCTGATCCAAGATCTGCTAAGCGACCGGTTCGTCCCTCAAGCAGCTTCATAGTGTTCAGTGTCTGATCTTTACTGGAGGGCAAATAAGGAACCTGGACCACAGTACAAACACAAGTCCATATATGCGATATTTAATATACAAATTATTGCTTGCTATAACTTTGGCACATTGGAGCTTAAACATGGAAATGGAAGATACatctattttatctgtttttctacTACTTCTACTGCTACTTACAGCctaaaataaaatttacaagttattaaaatattattcaaGACACTCTTACCAAACACTACAGCAGcatgaatttattctttttcatataaaaaaaatctggatacgcttcaaattaaatttctctctgcttctgcACTCAGTCAAGTCTCCAGAGTGCTGTGACTATAACCTTGAATCTGATCTCCCACTCATTTTCACTGGAATTTTTCCACAATATCTGTATGAATGAAAAAATCAGCAGGTCTTGTCTCTCTTGTTTCTAGCTATGGTAAAGTGGATTTAATCTTTGCTCATGTAAAATTCCAGTTTTTCTAGCATAAAATACTGTTTGTAATGGTTTAGCTGCACAAAATGAGatgatataaaatacataaactCAAAAGTGAATACATTTTGATCACATTTTTAAGCATTAGCTTTTAAACAGCTTCTTTTTGCTTCAACATTTAAGTCAGAACAGATATAGATTCTCAATGAAACAACAATTGTCTTCATTATTACCAAACTGCTGATAATCTGCTCCTGATCATCATATTTTCTCGTCCATCTTGCTCTGACAGTACTTGTGACTTTCTTCTTTTCCCACATAGCATGGAGCACTATGCtccaaaacaagcaaattattGTTAATATGCAAGTTATCTTCTGCCTTGGCTTATTTCCTTTgatttcacacaaacatgcagtaTTTGATATCTGAAATGTTGGACAGGGAGCAAAGCAGTCaggttaaatatatatatacataattatAAAAAGGAAACCTCAGGGCACCTTAAGGTTCAATGGGACTTTGCGAAAGCCAGGCATGGCAAACAGGCTCCACACTCCATACAGGCCTGTGAGCAGAACGCCTGTGCCGGCCGACAGTACGGGATGGGGTCTGGTTGTAGGAAGGACCCTGCCATACTCCTGCAGAACCATCTCAATCGAGTCCTCCATTGCAAATTGTCACTAATGTGgataaaaatacagcaaatgaCGGGAGATATTATGAAAGCCTGTAAAATGTTACAACTAATGTaatgaaatgtctgaaatgtctcaactgATACCGGCTTTTTTAGGCCAAGACAGATATGAATATATCAGcagatatttgttgttttaacacacataacatacagaaacatttttgaggGATTacttatatttgtttttttaaagcctttagACCAAGATACATATGGATCAGGagagttaaaaaataaacttgtcagtgctctctgatGGACAAAGTATGTAATggagacactgtttctaaagTAACATATCTTTGCCATTTCTgtaatgacattttttgttACTTGTTGTCTAGTATATACACATGTACAGAAATAGGCCTCCCTGCTGTGAGCTAATATCAACCTGGCTGATAAATCGCCAAGGCTGTAAAATGTTCCATTGATACAGGAGGACAAACTATCATGTTTGTGGATAGATCCTTTTTGTAAAGAAACCAATCACCTTTAAGGTTTGAAGAGTTGtaattgtattttgtatttaattgtaTAATGTACCTGAAGGTCTTAACAGAAACCAGTCTgtaattttactgtaatttttgtAAACTAtgaatttgtctttttaaatattctatCATTTATTAATTCCCCTCAGCATCAAGATGTCAGTGAGCTTGCAGTATAAGGCCACAGTTATTTGATTTCTGACACTGTTGCTCTGTAAATCATCACCAGAAGTCGGCCTATGAGCGCTGccaagaaaaaacatttccaggGCAGCATTTCCAACAGCAGATGGCGCCACAGTGCCCTTTTCTCATGACAAGACCTTCTAGAAAAGTTCTGTTTACAACGCTTTTAGACATATACTGAAACTATCTGATATAACAGTTGTATTTCGGGCCAAATGATTTTGGTTGTATTCACGTAAAGGAGCTCCACCACTACAAATTATTCCCAAACTGTTTTCAAATAACACTGACAGATTTGAAGGCTTTCTGCATTCTCGACGAAAACGGTGCAAACTACTGAAGAGGAGACGAATGAATGGTAGTTAACTTACCAAATGGGACAAATATACAGATGCAGTGTAACTTCAGTATATTTGTGAAGGTATTAGCACAAAATCTAAGTATTTATTGAGACACACGTTTGTGCAGCCTACCTGACCCGCCCCCTCGTCTGCTGCGCACTCTCCAACCTGCACTCTCAGATCCTCCAGTCAAAGGGCAGTCAGTCAGCTGCATATCCCGCCCTATTAATTCATACAGGCTCTATCAAATGTCTGCAGATTACATGCCTGCCTGATATAAAACGCCTCACGTCTGACAGCCAAAGCAAAGAACTGCATTTTAGTTGTAGTCCACGCTTATGTAATGTCTGTTGTGTCTGCTGTGCTTCTTAGCGCATGGTTGATTATAGTCCTAATTGTCGGCTTTGCTTCAGGTGTGAGATGAGGAACAGGAGAAAGCCAGCTGATTAAAGACTACAAGCACACTCACAGGAAAATGCACAATATAATTGCTGATATGAGCCTATTGGTCAACACCCACATGACAATATTAGgtacagtttcttttttttccacccctCCAATTAATTATGCACATAAAGGTCTTAAGAGAGGGCCGATGGGATTACAATTGCAAAGATGTCCATATTTTAACTTCTGCCGCGGCCTCATCCCGCACTTGCTCCTATTGAAAGGCCCATAATAGTAATATTCATCACCACTCAGGCCTCTCTTATTTGCTCAGCCGCTTGTTCTCTGAAGCGGAGCTGGCTGCATGGGCGGAGGACGGCAGCCAGAGCCAGACCGAGAGTGACGCAAAAGGAGAGGCCATTATATTTGCttcctgaaaaaaatatatatatacatacatatatatattctgttcAACTGGGAGTTTATTATAGCTACtggagtcaaatttaaaacttaCAACTGAAATATTACAGTGGACAATATGGACTTGTATGGGAAGGTAAGAAGCATAATTTTACTCTAAAGCTTGAACAGAGAGCATGAAACGCTTTAAATCGTCATATACGGTCATTATGTTTTAGAGAGGCTGAACATTGACACCGAACAAAGGTTTCcagctttattgctattttaGTCTTGCTCTTGCATGATGGGAAAAGCCTGTAGGCGATATTtctaatgcttttttttttttttacaaaaaaacgAACTACAAAGGTTTTTTGCTGCGCTTCCACACTATATCATACAGCTGCTGACAGTTGTGACGCGCTGCATGCTGAGTAATGTAGTCGAATCTCTTCTTTTGCTGCCGTCCATGCTGCCGTACCTTTCGTCTGCGCCCGTGCTGCGGAAAAACTACAACTCCCATCTTCTACCTCTCGTGTAACGTCAGACCCACGCACGAAACGCACTACCCTTTGCTCGTGCTCATGTCATGCGAGCCAGCTTCGTCAGCTCAGGAGCGCGTGCCAGATCCAACGCGCAGGGGACAGCTCCCGGGTGCTGAAATTGTTCGGCGCtccaaagagagaaagagagacacggaggagggaagaaaaatCAACGCCTGCATtagacacaaatataaaaaccgTATTCTGCAAAACAGGGGCAGACACAGATAGAACCAAGGCCTTCAAAACAGGTTTGTTCACACAATGTCCTCAACGCATTGTGCtagtttaatttattaatagttATGTGGAAGAATTTCATTAATACATCAAATGACCTCACGCACAGAATTGCTTGTCTAACATTAGCTGGCATGCAGCTCCCTGCTCAACTATATCGTGTTAATCTCATATCAGATCTACTGATTCTATCGTGGTGTGTGTAAACGCCAGCCTGGCACTGATATTTTGAAAGTGATGTCCTTGCAAATAATGCCTCAaaggtgtttctttttttccatacACGGAAGCGAACAGAAGCCCAGGGCAGGATGTGCAGAATGGAGGTCCGGCATCTTTTATAGCTGGATAGGCTAAAAGGAGAGCTAAGGCTGCACATGTTTGACATATGATCGCAGTGGTTTTTGTCTTAAACATTCACCTTGGAGCACCTTGGAGCAAAGGTGCTCTTGTCATCTTGGTCATAGTACTGTTGTCCTGTTAGGTCGCTGACTGCTGACAGGCTTGCATAGAAATGTGTAGGACAGGCGTTGTTCAGATGAAAGGTTGGGGTTACTATGTATGAAATCGTTGCACCTTGGTTGAAACAAAAGAGTGATGTTTGAACATTAAAAAGCAGTATTTTGCTCTGTTAATGAAAATTATATCGGATCATATCACTCAAAGAAGTAATTGCACCAATAACAACTATTGTATAACATAATGTATGAGAATAATGTATAACAACTTAATGTATGCAGTAATTTCCAAAGTAATGGCTTTAGAGAAGACAAactcagctttaaaaaaaaaaaaaaaaaatcctggttATCTAATACTCATCAATACAACAGCTTGCTGTGTTGGTCATGCTGGTTTGCCTGACACAACCTTCTGTCACCTCTGGTCTGTGGCATGTACGACAAGCTTGTACTGCACCGTCTGTACAGCATcgagctctttctctctctttcattcccaGCCTGTGCACATAAACTGGAAGTTGGTTTgtagaataaatgaaaaacatcttcTGTGCTTCACGTTAACTCAAGGTGAAACTCTTAATGCATTCTTTTCagagtctctttttttttttgttttttgtttttttttttgcagatggCTGCCACTCAAGATGTGAAAGGgaaaggggagggaggggaccAAAACTTCGACTACATGTTCAAGCTGCTGATCATCGGCAACAGCAGTGTGGGCAAAACATCTTTCCTGTTCCGCTACGCCGATGACGCCTTCACCTCGGCCTTCGTCAGCACAGTGGGCATCGACTTCAAAGTGAAAACCGTGTACAAGAATGACAAGAGGATTAAACTGCAGATCTGGGTATGAAATATTAACATCCAAGCATTAAACATTAACAAGTGAGCCACAAAATGTTCgattcattcatttctgcaCTCCTTGCCTGGTCAATGCCAGATTATAACTTACTTACTTGCTGTTAACTCTCGAAGAGCCAGTTTTTCCATAAAACCCTTGAAGATTTGCAAAATGCTCTACTCATGGTAATTTATagaagcaagaaaaacacatttcgaGACTACAAAGCAGCAGTGTACAGCAAGCCCCAGCAAGTCTTCCTTCCGTGTCACTACCTCTTCTTTGTTATGCCAATCTTGCACAAATTTCCATTTAATTCACTTAAATAGAGAACATTTGCATGTTGAAACACAGTTAATGTCTGGGAGaaatctgttttctgttgtcCTCCAAGGTCTTCTGGAGGACTACCTAAGCTTTAAGGGGGAAGGGGCTCTTCAGTGACGCCCTGCCCCCTCGTTTCTCTTGTTCTCTCcgtctttgtgtttctgcagagtGACTCCTGTCTGTAAAAGGCTGTCAATCTATGCCCAGAGCCCACTTTCTCCTGACCTCTGCCCATATCTTTCTCTGTTGATCAATATATTTCAAGGACTGTGACAGGTTGTGACTTGATGGCTTTATGCTTggacatagaaaaaaaaaagtccagcaCACACAGGATCACCTGTGCATTAATTCAATTTTAGTCTTGTTTCAGCTCTTAGAGGACATATCAGGTGTGCTTGGTATGCTTAGAACACACTTCCCTTTTCATCTCCTATTTAAAAAAAGCCTTTGCATTATGCTGTTTCTCAAAAGTAGAATATATATTTGAAGCTAGTCCTACttctttcatcatttcaaaCAATAATAAAGGACATTGATGTCAGCACTAGTGATCTTTTGAAAGATCAATTTAGACAATAGGACAATTTTCTCTCatgatgtgacatttttaacCATCCTTACTATAATGTTAGTGTTTAAATTTCATTCAcgtttaacaaaaacaaacaaacaaaaaaaaaaggttcagttTCTTGTTCCTTAGTCTAAAAACCACATGGCACATTCTTAATTAATTGAGGAAAGCTTCAAGAGatggtgtgttgtgttttcgtgGTTTGACATTCTACAAAATAAGTGCGGAGACAGATGGAAGTCTCAACATTTCTGACAGCATGCTAGTAAGTGTTAGTTTGCCACACAGCGGGGAAGAACACAGAAGCAACACCTTCCTGAGGATGTGTGGGAAACTGAAGAATGTCTGAGGCTGTTTAATTAGGAGTTCATCTGAACTGTTGAAGCAGATTTTCCCGCAATACCTCTGAGATAGTGAGGGGATAGATGTAattgttctctctttctctatttctttctttcctgtcagtctgtctctctcgtCCTTCTTTCGTTTTTACACGAAATGCCAACTTTCCTATAGAGGTTTTGTTCTCTTGTCATAATAGTTGTCTTTTGCAGCAATTAACCATCCCCCGACATTTCATGTTTGCTAATCGCataagaaa
Protein-coding regions in this window:
- the si:dkey-190g11.3 gene encoding ATP synthase subunit C lysine N-methyltransferase isoform X1; amino-acid sequence: MEDSIEMVLQEYGRVLPTTRPHPVLSAGTGVLLTGLYGVWSLFAMPGFRKVPLNLKKVTSTVRARWTRKYDDQEQIISSLVPYLPSSKDQTLNTMKLLEGRTGRLADLGSGDGRLVFAASSAGFQCTGFEINSILLAYARRKAQWTGVPSSQATFVKKDFWKTDLSKYNNVTAFLAPGVMEALGEKLMKELPDDARVVACRFPFPDWPHQSSAGSGLDQTWAYDMSTVRSSLRNMSSTMV
- the plk2b gene encoding serine/threonine-protein kinase PLK2b; protein product: MEVQRNIGPQQTNSSSMCESTQRSCEPRRKRMDERSAPSEMARIITDPVTGKCYCRGKVLGKGGFAKCYEMTDLSTSKVYAAKIIPHARVSKPHQREKIDREIELHRLLHHKHIVHFYHHFEDKENIYILLEYCSRKSLAHILKARKVLTEPEVRYYLRQIVSGLKYLHEQEILHRDLKLGNFFVSESMELKVGDFGLAAKLEPAGNRRKTICGTPNYLSPEVLNKQGHGCESDIWALGCVMYTMLLGRPPFETTNLKETYRCIREARYSLPSSLSLQAKQLIASLLAKTPEDRPNLDLIVRHEFFTQGFSPERLPASCCHSAPDFHVSSPAKSFFKKAAAALFGGKRDKVKYYETLNKLTKEEEEIYKLQHDLERTVISQQQSKKIAENGSLLPPSAESPVALATESQSPTTRDTIRLIVRGSLGSCSSSSECLEDNTTGSVAETVASVLRGCLENMPKADDIPQGSNSCSLQWVTKWVDYSNKYGFGYQLSDHTVGVLFNNGTHMSLLPDRKTIHYYAELGQRSVFPTCEVPEHFVGQVTVLKYFSHYMEENLMDGGDLGSMTDAHMPRLYLLQWLKSDRALMMLFNDGTFQVNFYHDHTKIILCCQRDEYMLTYINEDRVSKTFKLSTLLTSGCPTDLRERMVYSLNMLLQRCS
- the si:dkey-190g11.3 gene encoding adenine nucleotide translocase lysine N-methyltransferase isoform X2 yields the protein MEDSIEMVLQEYGRVLPTTRPHPVLSAGTGVLLTGLYGVWSLFAMPGFRKVPLNLKVPYLPSSKDQTLNTMKLLEGRTGRLADLGSGDGRLVFAASSAGFQCTGFEINSILLAYARRKAQWTGVPSSQATFVKKDFWKTDLSKYNNVTAFLAPGVMEALGEKLMKELPDDARVVACRFPFPDWPHQSSAGSGLDQTWAYDMSTVRSSLRNMSSTMV
- the si:dkey-190g11.3 gene encoding ATP synthase subunit C lysine N-methyltransferase isoform X3, whose product is MWEKKKVTSTVRARWTRKYDDQEQIISSLVPYLPSSKDQTLNTMKLLEGRTGRLADLGSGDGRLVFAASSAGFQCTGFEINSILLAYARRKAQWTGVPSSQATFVKKDFWKTDLSKYNNVTAFLAPGVMEALGEKLMKELPDDARVVACRFPFPDWPHQSSAGSGLDQTWAYDMSTVRSSLRNMSSTMV